The window CTGAGGAAAACAATGGGAGGAAACGAAAACGAGCTACGTGGCAAGATGGCCAGATTATTGGCGCTCGTAATGGCAATTTCGAGTGCTATTTGGGAGACACGATGCTGCTGAAGGCCGATAGCTTCAACGAAGCCTGGGTTGGCATAATATGCGAGTTccaggaggacgaggagggcgagaTGGCCGCCAACTTCATGTGGTTCTCGTCGCCAAACGAGATTCGCAGCGCAAAGAAGAGGACGGATTATGTGGAGGTGTGTGTGATTGGGCTTTGTCTTTGCCTTGATCTCGAGTTGTTAACTTTTTCTGCCTCTATAGAACGAGCTCTACATCACCACCTCGTTCGATGTCAACGCCTTGTCGACCATCAATGGCAAGGCCCATGTTATGTCGCAGCAAGCCTTCATGAACGAATTCCCAACTGGCAAAGTGCCACGCAAATCCAAGGAGTATGGAAAAGTATTTGTTTGCCGAAGGGGCTGCAACACCAGAACATGCACCTACACCGAGGAGTTCATCTGGGAGGATATCTACCACAGCAGGGAAGACCTCGAGGCTCTCCAGGAGCGGCTTCAGAAGGAGACCAAGGCAACTCGGAAAAAGAAGCCCGCGAAAGACGAATCCCCCGAGCGAGACTACAAGTTTGAGGCCGACCCAGAAGCAGATGGAGAATATGCCCCTGGCGTCTACCGCACCCCAAAGAAGGCTCGTACCAGGGACGCCGTCACCCCCAGCAGCCGACACAAAAAGACAGGCAACAAACCggcaaccccctcctcccaccgccgCATCGTCGTCAAAAAGCACCTTGAATTCACACCCCTAGCCACCCGAGTCCTCTCTCCTATGCACGTTCACGCCTCCCCATATCAGGTAGCCCGCACCCAGCTCCACGTCGCTTCAGTTCCCACCAGTCTACCATGTCGCGAATCCGAGTTCAGTCTCGTCTATTCGCACCTCGAAGCTGCCATCACCGACGGCTCCGGAACCTGCATCTACATCTCTGGTACTCCGGGTACAGGCAAAACCGCCACCGTGCGCGAGGTAGTTTCCCACCTCGATGCCGCCGTTCGCGCCGACGAGCTCGATGACTTTATCTTTGTCGAGATCAACGGCATGAAAATCACCGACCCCCATCAATCTTACGCCTTGCTGTGGGAAGCCCTCAAAGGCCAGCGCGTTTCCCCGGCCCAAGCCCTCGACCTTCTGGAGCGAGAATTcagccacccctccccccgtcGTGTGCCCtgcgtggtgttgatggacGAACTCGACCAGCTGGTGACCAAAAACCAGGGCGTCATGTACAACTTTTTCAACTGGCCCGGCCTCCGCCACTCCAGGCTCATCGTCCTGGCGGTAGCCAACACGAT is drawn from Podospora pseudocomata strain CBS 415.72m chromosome 1 map unlocalized CBS415.72m_1, whole genome shotgun sequence and contains these coding sequences:
- the ORC1 gene encoding Origin recognition complex, subunit 1 (EggNog:ENOG503NU0T; COG:L) yields the protein MPGVVDGRSRKRYLPGILREDSDDELGTEDLPWEWIYANEPDTEENNGRKRKRATWQDGQIIGARNGNFECYLGDTMLLKADSFNEAWVGIICEFQEDEEGEMAANFMWFSSPNEIRSAKKRTDYVENELYITTSFDVNALSTINGKAHVMSQQAFMNEFPTGKVPRKSKEYGKVFVCRRGCNTRTCTYTEEFIWEDIYHSREDLEALQERLQKETKATRKKKPAKDESPERDYKFEADPEADGEYAPGVYRTPKKARTRDAVTPSSRHKKTGNKPATPSSHRRIVVKKHLEFTPLATRVLSPMHVHASPYQVARTQLHVASVPTSLPCRESEFSLVYSHLEAAITDGSGTCIYISGTPGTGKTATVREVVSHLDAAVRADELDDFIFVEINGMKITDPHQSYALLWEALKGQRVSPAQALDLLEREFSHPSPRRVPCVVLMDELDQLVTKNQGVMYNFFNWPGLRHSRLIVLAVANTMDLPERTLSNKISSRLGLTRITFPGYNHEQLMRIVQSRLEGVPGDIVDPDAIQFAARKVAAVSGDARRALDICRRAVELAEADAKVNDLSDDATPNTPTKTPARKKDESPQKKKKSSAGRVTIETVRRAINEATSNPLQQYLRSLPFASKLLLTALCLRIQRTGLAESTFGDVLEEMQRMLKLTVNESRPLKLLEKRATGQKGEGADDGTGLMITKAKQTGQLIRPAGLGSAAVDLTGAGIINLEGQRPERPSKMRLAVGDEEIRLAFRDDPEIKGMGVML